The Ciconia boyciana chromosome 26, ASM3463844v1, whole genome shotgun sequence nucleotide sequence CCCCCGAACCCCCCCGGGGCACGGGCAGGCGGCGACGGGAGACGGGGAGGTGGGGGATGCGGAGAGCCTGGGCCGGCACCCACACGGCTGCCAGCACAAGCGAGGAGAGAGGGtgctgaggggggggggggaataaataaataaaaatatattaacactGACATATAAAACCTTTTGTGAGCCAGGGGCTGTGGTgggggcttccccccccccaccccgggcttGGGTggcctgggacccccccccttCTGTCCCCACGGtgggggggggcgtgggggccACCTCTAGCACTCGAGGGTGGCCCCGAAACTCTTGCGGCAGTCGATGGCTttggagctggggggctgcgcccgccgccgccgcagctcCTCCTTGCCCAGGCTCCCCGCCAGCTTGTTGTAGGCCGACTTGTACTTCTTGTCGAAGGCGGCTGCGAGGTgaaggggggggacacggacacacacacacacacgggaCAGACACACCGGCCATCAGCGTTGCTGGGGGGGGGCCCCAGTGtcgtccgtgtccccccccagccactccccGAGCCCCCCGTACCGATGTCCATGTGGTCCCTGCCCAGCGCCGCCAACGTGAGGAAGAGGATTTCCCGGTAGATGCTCCTGGGGAGGCAGAGCGGTGAGGGGGGGGCCGGCCCGGTGCTGACGGGGGGGGCGGAatctggggggggggtcacACTCCTACCTCTGCAGGTTCCGGGGGCCACCCGGGGCTGCCACCGTCTCGAGGAAGAGGGCGATGGCCTTGTGCACCTCGCTCAGCCCCACGTGGCTCAGCACGGCTTCCAGGAAGGCCAGCGAGAAGGGGTGGCCGTGGGGCCGCCAGGACCGCAGCCGGGTGGGGACATTAcctgggggggggacgggacacaaCGACAACGGGGACGGGGTCAGCACCGCCCTGCCGCTGcggttcccccctcccctccgccccccgACTCACTGTGAAGCCTCCAGAGGACGTAAAGCGGGGGGAAGCTGTCAGGCTCGGGGGCCAGGACGTCCCAGAGCAGCCGCACGCGTACGCAGGGAGAGTCGGGGGGCTGTGCCTGTGGGACAGGCAGGTGAGCACCGGGCCGGCGGCCCCCCCAGAACCTCCTCTGTAGCCCCCCCGCCTTAcctggggggccggggcgaCGTGCTGGGAGCCCAGGAGCAGGCGGGGGAGGTTGCTGGGCAGCCCCAAGCGCTGGAAGTACCAGACGAGGTTCCAGTAGATGATGGGGTGGCTGTCCACCAGTTCCGGCTGCGCCAGGAACTCGCCGCCTTCGTTCTCCACTAAACTTTCCAGCTCTTTCCGCAGCACCAACGGGCTCAGGTAGGCGAAAGCCACCCGCTCCGACCGCCGCGGCACCTACGGGGGACACACCGCTGGGAAACTCGGCCCCTCGCGGGGATGGTTGTCTCCCTTCTCCGTGCCCGGCACCGTACCGCTGCGTCCGGGCAGCCGTTGCAGAGCTCCGGCTCGGCCTCATCCAGGGCCAGGCAGCGGCGGCGGTCGCTGAGCACCGGTCCCTGCGCGgtaggaggagggagggagccgtCCTCGGCGGTGCTGCGTGGCAAAGACGGGGGGTTATGGAAAcggggggcaccggggaggACACGGGACGTTAGGGATTTCCCCGGAGGATGGAAGGATGGGGGAAAACGGCAGGCAGCGAAGACGGGGtttggggacacttggggacaccgggggggaTGTGGACATTAGGGTTTCCCCCAGAGGATGGAACGATGGTGAGCAGCAAAGAAGGGGGTTAGGGAtactggggacaccagggacaccGGGGTGGATGCGGGACATGGGGGTTTTCCCCCAGAGGGTGGGGAACAGCAGCGGGCAGCAAAAAGGGAcgttggggacaccagggacaccAGGGAGTATGTGTTTTTTCCCCGAGGACAGGACAGGGGACTCCAGTGGGCAGCAAAGAGGGAggctgggggccctggggacaccggggacaccTGTGTGGGTGCGGGACATTAGGGTTTTCCCCCAGAGCACAGAGAGACAAGTGACACTGGTGGGCAGCAAAGAAGGGGGCTGGGGacgctggggacactgggaggatGCGGGACGTTAAGGTCTTCCCCCAGAGGATGAGAGGACGGGGCAACACTGGCGGGCAGCAAAGACGGGTGCCGGGGACCCCGGGGAGGATGGGGGACATTCGGGTTTCCCCGGGAGGACGAGGGACACAGGGGTGCGCGGGgtcccgccgggccggggggtCCCACCTGGGGGGCAGCTGGAAGTCCTGGATCTCGATGCTGAGGAAGGGGACGAAGGAGCGGCCACAGAAGGGGCAGGTGGTGTTGAGGTTGGAGTCATCGGAGGTCCAGCCGGCCATCACCTCCTCGTCGTACACCAGCGCGCTGCAGCCTTGGCACCGCGAGCAGCTGGACAGCAGGACCTGGCCACCGCCGGCGGCACCGTCAGCCCCCACGGCACCGGCactggggggctgcagcgggaCAGGACCCCCCGACTCACCTCCACGGCGGGCGGCTCCTGCCCGGCCACCCCGTCGGCCGGTGGCTCGGAGGACTTGGGAACGCCAGCGCTGCCCACCGAGGCATCCGACAGGTCCAACTCGCTGCCCAGCGAGACGGAgctctggggggggggacacgtGGCGTCAGCGAggacggacagacagacggacagCCACAGCCCCCGGGGAGAAGCCGGGTACCTCGGAGGCGGTGGATTCGGGGCGCTCCCGTGGGCGCAGCAGGGTctcggcggggctgcggcgcggcgggggctccCCATCCCGCTGCTCGGAGCCTCGGCGCGGGCAGGCGGCATCGGCGGCATCCCGGGAGCCAGCGGGGAGCTCGGCGCTGGCGGCTAGCCGGAGCGGGGGCCGCTTGCCGGgggacagcagctgctgcagcttaGCGGCCAGCCCCCGTCGTGGCGtgccccccgccggccccccggcacccaccggCCCCTCGTCCGCCCGGTCGCTCTCGTCCGTGGCAAAGCTGACGTCCGACAGGCTCCCGTCGGCCGAACCGGGGGGACCCCGCAgccgggggggcagcgggtCCGGGGCTGCGGGAAGAGGTGGGGGCCGGGTAGCTGGGGGCTCCCCCGGTCCCTCCCGGCCCCCCTCACCCTGGGTGCCGCCGGGGAAGCTGAGGCTGCCGCTCTTCACcagccggggggctgcgggggggtcCCGCAGGCTGCGCCCGGCCCAGGTGGTCTGCCGCTGCAGGCCGGGacggggtgccgggggggctCGGCCGCCTGCGGGAGGGGATGAGGGGGCCGTCAGCGGGGTGACAGCGGCCCCCCCCGgcctctcccccatccccacctacctgggggggcggcggcggcggcggcagcagcccgGCGTTCCCGCTGCCGCAGGGGCTGCCGAAACTGGGCGGCCCCCAGCACCACGTTGCGGAGTTTGGCCCAGCGCAGGCGCCCGCCCTGGGTGCCCGCCGGCCACTTGCTCTCCAGCACCGCCTGCGAGGTGGGGGGGACGCGGTCAGGCGCCAGAAGGGACCCCCTCCGTCCCCGCCGTGTGCGCGTCCCCCTCGTCACCTTGTTGTAGTAGCCGTAGGTGATGGTGTTGGGCACGATGCCGGCACGCTtcatctccagcagcacccGCACCGACAGCACCGGCTCCCCGTACTGCCCGCAGAGCTGCATCAGGATGCGGTAGCAGACCTGGGGGGGCAACCACGGGCAATCAGGGGCAaccggggtgtccccccccccgccggcgagtccccctgccccaaatgCCACCTACTTCATCCGGCAGCACCACTTTGTGAGCCTCCATCTTGCGCAGGACCTCGTAGGCCAGCTGGAGCGCCCGCAGCttggcgggggcggcgcggaCGTGGGTGGGCAAGTAGAGGAACCAGAGCCCGTAGCAGTGGCCCAGCAGGCACTTGGCCCACATGTCGGGCACCGAGGAGTACTTCTGGGCCACGCGCTGGGCCACCTTCATCTCCTGAGGAccaggggaggaagaggagggagctgggggcggggggagagcaGCCGACATCCTGCGCCCCCCTCGCCCTCCCGTCCCCGCTGAGGCCAGGCCAACTCGTCGCACCGTCGGCCCCGCTCACCTGCTTGGTCctgcgtggggctgggctgctgggggcactgctcctggcctggcacagctgggCCACCAGCGGGTCCCGGGGGGGCTCCAGGAGCTCGGGGCGCAGGGTGGGGAACCCATCATAGctggggggagggagcagaggctgagttggggggggacgcgggggcggtgggggctgggggggcgaggggggtcTCACCGGTACCGCGCAGGCGGCTCGGTGCCGTCGGGACCCGCCGGCTGCTCGGGGGGGGTGATGAAGACGGTGTGCTCGCCCCCCCGCGGGTCGTCCAGCTCCATCAGGGGGGTGTCCTCCGGCTTCTCCAGCTCcgcctgcacctggggagggggcgcggggtgtcaccggggcgggggggggggacacgacgaCGACACAGGGACGTGACGCGGAGCCGGCAGGACCCACCTTATCCACGCAGGTGTCGAAAAACTCGAGGCAGGGGTCTCGGTCGCTGGCGAAGGAGCAGTCCTCGATGAACTGGGTGAAGAGCTGGGTGCGCAGCAGCTGCCCGTAAAACCGGTGGTACGCCCGCTCCCGGGACTTGAGGAACCCTGAGGGGACGGGCCGGGGGGAGTTAAATCCAGCCGCCCCCCTCCGGTTACCCCCCCGGGCTTTCCCCGCCGcccacccacccaccctgcAGGGCGAAGAGGCTGCCAGCGTCGcggccggccggggcgggggccagGGCGATGGGGCGCAGGAAGGAGCGGTAGCCCCGCAGGGCGCAGGCCATGAAGCGCAGGAAGGCCGCCCGcgcctccagctccagctgcgcccgccgcccccgcgccgcctccGCGTcgctcagcagcagctccagcgaCGCCTCCTCCCCTGGCCCGCTGTACACTGCGAAagcaaggggggggggaaattagAGGGGGGGGGGTGCAGGCGGCTGTGGGGTCCCCCCGGACCCCCACTCACTCTCAtccagctgctgggagaggctgtGCAGCGAGGCCAGCAGCACCTTGCAGGGCCGgcggggcagggagcggggggacAGCAGCTTGCGTTCCTCGCTCCTGGCGGGGGACAGAGGGACGAGGGGAGGGCAGCCGGCGGACCCCCGGCATCCCTCCAGGCAGCACCCGGCTGGTGAAGCCCACCCCGCACGGCCAAGAATCGGGGGCCACTCACTGGAAGATGGTGTTGGTGTCCAGGTCGACGAAGATGACGTCCCTGGGGGGCTCGTAGAGGTCGAAGTAGCTGGAGTGGATGCCTACAATGAAGGGCACGGGGGCACACAGCACGTCAGCCAGCGCCAGCGGGCACAGCGGGATGTAGGGGCACTGCCAGCGCAGCGGGAAGATCATCTGGGGACAGGACAAGGGCGGTCAGCGCCGCGGGCCGGGGGTCCCCCAGCGCCGCGGCGCGTCCCCCACAGCGTCCCCTCCCCGGCACTCACCGCCACCAGGGCTTCGCCCACGCTGGTCAGGACGTCGGGGCGCAGGGAGTGGATGAGCAGCTTCTGCTCGGTCAGCACGGCCACCAGCAGTGCCACCGCGTTGTCGGGGCCCAGGTTCTGCAGCAGCGTCAGGAAGCTGGCGCCGCTGGGTGGGGGGGGACGACGTCACTCAGACGCCCCATGTCCCCTTCCCACATGTGGGTgcgtgccccccagccccagcgccccGCAGCCATCCCTACCTGAGCGGCAGCGGGGAGGACACGGGCCGGCACAGCAGCAGGTTGTCGTACGGGGACAtctggggggacacggggacacagtgggctggggggaggcagcacggggacggggacggcggGGGACACACACGATGACTCACCTGGACCAGGATGCGCGGCCGCTGCGGGGACGGGAAGGGGACGTTGTGCATGAAGTGCGAGAtgtgcctgcaggcagaggggccCGTCAGCGGGGGGAGATGACGGGGGCCACCCCtttgtgtgtccccccccaaacctcccgCCGCCCGGCGCTCACGTCTCGAGGGGCAGCACGTGGGGCCCCGAGATGGAGTAGCGGTAGATAAACATGAGGAACTTGCGGAAGACGTCGAAGAAGGGCCAGTGGGAGAGGACGCAGATGCTCTTACGGGTCTGCAGCGAGCGGCCGGCCACAGGCCGTCGGTCCACCACGCTCAGCAGCCCCAGGCGCAGGCTCTGCTTCTCCGACAGCCGCTCCCGGGGAAACGCCTCGTGGAACTGGATGGCCGCCCCGTACACCtgcgtggggtggggggtcagGGCGGGACATCCCCCCCGTCGATGCCGTCCCTCCCCCCGCCAGCCCGGAtc carries:
- the DENND4B gene encoding DENN domain-containing protein 4B isoform X2; protein product: MSDEKPPQLVDYFVVAGLTDTSRPLEEENQQHRPARPSEPITDVAVIIRSQGEEVPHGFTCIETTTSGHPVDLNAGLLNNPQMFICYKRGRDKPPLIELGVHYEGKDRPKPGYKVLDTTPYSRSANLNSGGPGHQRTFLTYRRAAEPHGHNTLGITDICLVMPSKGESTPHTFCRVDKNLNTSMWGPALFLCYKIAMAKANTLVYEAGLLGRYPEQDSESFPLPESVPVFCLPMGATIESWPADTKYPLPVFSTFVLTGASGDKVYGAAIQFHEAFPRERLSEKQSLRLGLLSVVDRRPVAGRSLQTRKSICVLSHWPFFDVFRKFLMFIYRYSISGPHVLPLETHISHFMHNVPFPSPQRPRILVQMSPYDNLLLCRPVSSPLPLSGASFLTLLQNLGPDNAVALLVAVLTEQKLLIHSLRPDVLTSVGEALVAASTPATSTSTSPPGTSSSSTWTPTPSSMYSGPGEEASLELLLSDAEAARGRRAQLELEARAAFLRFMACALRGYRSFLRPIALAPAPAGRDAGSLFALQGFLKSRERAYHRFYGQLLRTQLFTQFIEDCSFASDRDPCLEFFDTCVDKVQAELEKPEDTPLMELDDPRGGEHTVFITPPEQPAGPDGTEPPARYRYDGFPTLRPELLEPPRDPLVAQLCQARSSAPSSPAPRRTKQEMKVAQRVAQKYSSVPDMWAKCLLGHCYGLWFLYLPTHVRAAPAKLRALQLAYEVLRKMEAHKVVLPDEVCYRILMQLCGQYGEPVLSVRVLLEMKRAGIVPNTITYGYYNKAVLESKWPAGTQGGRLRWAKLRNVVLGAAQFRQPLRQRERRAAAAAAAAPPGGRAPPAPRPGLQRQTTWAGRSLRDPPAAPRLVKSGSLSFPGGTQGEGGREGPGEPPATRPPPLPAAPDPLPPRLRGPPGSADGSLSDVSFATDESDRADEGPVGAGGPAGGTPRRGLAAKLQQLLSPGKRPPLRLAASAELPAGSRDAADAACPRRGSEQRDGEPPPRRSPAETLLRPRERPESTASESSVSLGSELDLSDASVGSAGVPKSSEPPADGVAGQEPPAVEVLLSSCSRCQGCSALVYDEEVMAGWTSDDSNLNTTCPFCGRSFVPFLSIEIQDFQLPPSTAEDGSLPPPTAQGPVLSDRRRCLALDEAEPELCNGCPDAAVPRRSERVAFAYLSPLVLRKELESLVENEGGEFLAQPELVDSHPIIYWNLVWYFQRLGLPSNLPRLLLGSQHVAPAPQAQPPDSPCVRVRLLWDVLAPEPDSFPPLYVLWRLHSNVPTRLRSWRPHGHPFSLAFLEAVLSHVGLSEVHKAIALFLETVAAPGGPRNLQRSIYREILFLTLAALGRDHMDIAAFDKKYKSAYNKLAGSLGKEELRRRRAQPPSSKAIDCRKSFGATLEC
- the DENND4B gene encoding DENN domain-containing protein 4B isoform X4 is translated as MSDEKPPQLVDYFVVAGLTDTSRPLEEENQQHRPARPSEPITDVAVIIRSQGEEVPHGFTCIETTTSGHPVDLNAGLLNNPQMFICYKRGRDKPPLIELGVHYEGKDRPKPGYKVLDTTPYSRSANLNSGGPGHQRTFLTYRRAAEPHGHNTLGITDICLVMPSKGESTPHTFCRVDKNLNTSMWGPALFLCYKIAMAKANTLVYEAGLLGRYPEQDSESFPLPESVPVFCLPMGATIESWPADTKYPLPVFSTFVLTGASGDKVYGAAIQFHEAFPRERLSEKQSLRLGLLSVVDRRPVAGRSLQTRKSICVLSHWPFFDVFRKFLMFIYRYSISGPHVLPLETHISHFMHNVPFPSPQRPRILVQMSPYDNLLLCRPVSSPLPLSGASFLTLLQNLGPDNAVALLVAVLTEQKLLIHSLRPDVLTSVGEALVAMIFPLRWQCPYIPLCPLALADVLCAPVPFIVGIHSSYFDLYEPPRDVIFVDLDTNTIFQSEERKLLSPRSLPRRPCKVLLASLHSLSQQLDERFLKSRERAYHRFYGQLLRTQLFTQFIEDCSFASDRDPCLEFFDTCVDKVQAELEKPEDTPLMELDDPRGGEHTVFITPPEQPAGPDGTEPPARYRYDGFPTLRPELLEPPRDPLVAQLCQARSSAPSSPAPRRTKQEMKVAQRVAQKYSSVPDMWAKCLLGHCYGLWFLYLPTHVRAAPAKLRALQLAYEVLRKMEAHKVVLPDEVCYRILMQLCGQYGEPVLSVRVLLEMKRAGIVPNTITYGYYNKAVLESKWPAGTQGGRLRWAKLRNVVLGAAQFRQPLRQRERRAAAAAAAAPPGGRAPPAPRPGLQRQTTWAGRSLRDPPAAPRLVKSGSLSFPGGTQGEGGREGPGEPPATRPPPLPAAPDPLPPRLRGPPGSADGSLSDVSFATDESDRADEGPVGAGGPAGGTPRRGLAAKLQQLLSPGKRPPLRLAASAELPAGSRDAADAACPRRGSEQRDGEPPPRRSPAETLLRPRERPESTASESSVSLGSELDLSDASVGSAGVPKSSEPPADGVAGQEPPAVEVLLSSCSRCQGCSALVYDEEVMAGWTSDDSNLNTTCPFCGRSFVPFLSIEIQDFQLPPSTAEDGSLPPPTAQGPVLSDRRRCLALDEAEPELCNGCPDAAVPRRSERVAFAYLSPLVLRKELESLVENEGGEFLAQPELVDSHPIIYWNLVWYFQRLGLPSNLPRLLLGSQHVAPAPQAQPPDSPCVRVRLLWDVLAPEPDSFPPLYVLWRLHSNVPTRLRSWRPHGHPFSLAFLEAVLSHVGLSEVHKAIALFLETVAAPGGPRNLQRSIYREILFLTLAALGRDHMDIAAFDKKYKSAYNKLAGSLGKEELRRRRAQPPSSKAIDCRKSFGATLEC
- the DENND4B gene encoding DENN domain-containing protein 4B isoform X3, coding for MSDEKPPQLVDYFVVAGLTDTSRPLEEENQQHRPARPSEPITDVAVIIRSQGEEVPHGFTCIETTTSGHPVDLNAGLLNNPQMFICYKRGRDKPPLIELGVHYEGKDRPKPGYKVLDTTPYSRSANLNSGGPGHQRTFLTYRRAAEPHGHNTLGITDICLVMPSKGESTPHTFCRVDKNLNTSMWGPALFLCYKIAMAKANTLVYEAGLLGRYPEQDSESFPLPESVPVFCLPMGATIESWPADTKYPLPVFSTFVLTGASGDKVYGAAIQFHEAFPRERLSEKQSLRLGLLSVVDRRPVAGRSLQTRKSICVLSHWPFFDVFRKFLMFIYRYSISGPHVLPLETHISHFMHNVPFPSPQRPRILVQMSPYDNLLLCRPVSSPLPLSGASFLTLLQNLGPDNAVALLVAVLTEQKLLIHSLRPDVLTSVGEALVAMIFPLRWQCPYIPLCPLALADVLCAPVPFIVGIHSSYFDLYEPPRDVIFVDLDTNTIFQSEERKLLSPRSLPRRPCKVLLASLHSLSQQLDEMYSGPGEEASLELLLSDAEAARGRRAQLELEARAAFLRFMACALRGYRSFLRPIALAPAPAGRDAGSLFALQGFLKSRERAYHRFYGQLLRTQLFTQFIEDCSFASDRDPCLEFFDTCVDKVQAELEKPEDTPLMELDDPRGGEHTVFITPPEQPAGPDGTEPPARYRYDGFPTLRPELLEPPRDPLVAQLCQARSSAPSSPAPRRTKQEMKVAQRVAQKYSSVPDMWAKCLLGHCYGLWFLYLPTHVRAAPAKLRALQLAYEVLRKMEAHKVVLPDEVCYRILMQLCGQYGEPVLSVRVLLEMKRAGIVPNTITYGYYNKAVLESKWPAGTQGGRLRWAKLRNVVLGAAQFRQPLRQRERRAAAAAAAAPPAPDPLPPRLRGPPGSADGSLSDVSFATDESDRADEGPVGAGGPAGGTPRRGLAAKLQQLLSPGKRPPLRLAASAELPAGSRDAADAACPRRGSEQRDGEPPPRRSPAETLLRPRERPESTASESSVSLGSELDLSDASVGSAGVPKSSEPPADGVAGQEPPAVEVLLSSCSRCQGCSALVYDEEVMAGWTSDDSNLNTTCPFCGRSFVPFLSIEIQDFQLPPSTAEDGSLPPPTAQGPVLSDRRRCLALDEAEPELCNGCPDAAVPRRSERVAFAYLSPLVLRKELESLVENEGGEFLAQPELVDSHPIIYWNLVWYFQRLGLPSNLPRLLLGSQHVAPAPQAQPPDSPCVRVRLLWDVLAPEPDSFPPLYVLWRLHSNVPTRLRSWRPHGHPFSLAFLEAVLSHVGLSEVHKAIALFLETVAAPGGPRNLQRSIYREILFLTLAALGRDHMDIAAFDKKYKSAYNKLAGSLGKEELRRRRAQPPSSKAIDCRKSFGATLEC
- the DENND4B gene encoding DENN domain-containing protein 4B isoform X5, which translates into the protein MSDEKPPQLVDYFVVAGLTDTSRPLEEENQQHRPARPSEPITDVAVIIRSQGEEVPHGFTCIETTTSGHPVDLNAGLLNNPQMFICYKRGRDKPPLIELGVHYEGKDRPKPGYKVLDTTPYSRSANLNSGGPGHQRTFLTYRRAAEPHGHNTLGITDICLVMPSKGESTPHTFCRVDKNLNTSMWGPALFLCYKIAMAKANTLVYEAGLLGRYPEQDSESFPLPESVPVFCLPMGATIESWPADTKYPLPVFSTFVLTGASGDKVYGAAIQFHEAFPRERLSEKQSLRLGLLSVVDRRPVAGRSLQTRKSICVLSHWPFFDVFRKFLMFIYRYSISGPHVLPLETHISHFMHNVPFPSPQRPRILVQMSPYDNLLLCRPVSSPLPLSGASFLTLLQNLGPDNAVALLVAVLTEQKLLIHSLRPDVLTSVGEALVAASTPATSTSTSPPGTSSSSTWTPTPSSRFLKSRERAYHRFYGQLLRTQLFTQFIEDCSFASDRDPCLEFFDTCVDKVQAELEKPEDTPLMELDDPRGGEHTVFITPPEQPAGPDGTEPPARYRYDGFPTLRPELLEPPRDPLVAQLCQARSSAPSSPAPRRTKQEMKVAQRVAQKYSSVPDMWAKCLLGHCYGLWFLYLPTHVRAAPAKLRALQLAYEVLRKMEAHKVVLPDEVCYRILMQLCGQYGEPVLSVRVLLEMKRAGIVPNTITYGYYNKAVLESKWPAGTQGGRLRWAKLRNVVLGAAQFRQPLRQRERRAAAAAAAAPPGGRAPPAPRPGLQRQTTWAGRSLRDPPAAPRLVKSGSLSFPGGTQGEGGREGPGEPPATRPPPLPAAPDPLPPRLRGPPGSADGSLSDVSFATDESDRADEGPVGAGGPAGGTPRRGLAAKLQQLLSPGKRPPLRLAASAELPAGSRDAADAACPRRGSEQRDGEPPPRRSPAETLLRPRERPESTASESSVSLGSELDLSDASVGSAGVPKSSEPPADGVAGQEPPAVEVLLSSCSRCQGCSALVYDEEVMAGWTSDDSNLNTTCPFCGRSFVPFLSIEIQDFQLPPSTAEDGSLPPPTAQGPVLSDRRRCLALDEAEPELCNGCPDAAVPRRSERVAFAYLSPLVLRKELESLVENEGGEFLAQPELVDSHPIIYWNLVWYFQRLGLPSNLPRLLLGSQHVAPAPQAQPPDSPCVRVRLLWDVLAPEPDSFPPLYVLWRLHSNVPTRLRSWRPHGHPFSLAFLEAVLSHVGLSEVHKAIALFLETVAAPGGPRNLQRSIYREILFLTLAALGRDHMDIAAFDKKYKSAYNKLAGSLGKEELRRRRAQPPSSKAIDCRKSFGATLEC
- the DENND4B gene encoding DENN domain-containing protein 4B isoform X1, with amino-acid sequence MSDEKPPQLVDYFVVAGLTDTSRPLEEENQQHRPARPSEPITDVAVIIRSQGEEVPHGFTCIETTTSGHPVDLNAGLLNNPQMFICYKRGRDKPPLIELGVHYEGKDRPKPGYKVLDTTPYSRSANLNSGGPGHQRTFLTYRRAAEPHGHNTLGITDICLVMPSKGESTPHTFCRVDKNLNTSMWGPALFLCYKIAMAKANTLVYEAGLLGRYPEQDSESFPLPESVPVFCLPMGATIESWPADTKYPLPVFSTFVLTGASGDKVYGAAIQFHEAFPRERLSEKQSLRLGLLSVVDRRPVAGRSLQTRKSICVLSHWPFFDVFRKFLMFIYRYSISGPHVLPLETHISHFMHNVPFPSPQRPRILVQMSPYDNLLLCRPVSSPLPLSGASFLTLLQNLGPDNAVALLVAVLTEQKLLIHSLRPDVLTSVGEALVAMIFPLRWQCPYIPLCPLALADVLCAPVPFIVGIHSSYFDLYEPPRDVIFVDLDTNTIFQSEERKLLSPRSLPRRPCKVLLASLHSLSQQLDEMYSGPGEEASLELLLSDAEAARGRRAQLELEARAAFLRFMACALRGYRSFLRPIALAPAPAGRDAGSLFALQGFLKSRERAYHRFYGQLLRTQLFTQFIEDCSFASDRDPCLEFFDTCVDKVQAELEKPEDTPLMELDDPRGGEHTVFITPPEQPAGPDGTEPPARYRYDGFPTLRPELLEPPRDPLVAQLCQARSSAPSSPAPRRTKQEMKVAQRVAQKYSSVPDMWAKCLLGHCYGLWFLYLPTHVRAAPAKLRALQLAYEVLRKMEAHKVVLPDEVCYRILMQLCGQYGEPVLSVRVLLEMKRAGIVPNTITYGYYNKAVLESKWPAGTQGGRLRWAKLRNVVLGAAQFRQPLRQRERRAAAAAAAAPPGGRAPPAPRPGLQRQTTWAGRSLRDPPAAPRLVKSGSLSFPGGTQGEGGREGPGEPPATRPPPLPAAPDPLPPRLRGPPGSADGSLSDVSFATDESDRADEGPVGAGGPAGGTPRRGLAAKLQQLLSPGKRPPLRLAASAELPAGSRDAADAACPRRGSEQRDGEPPPRRSPAETLLRPRERPESTASESSVSLGSELDLSDASVGSAGVPKSSEPPADGVAGQEPPAVEVLLSSCSRCQGCSALVYDEEVMAGWTSDDSNLNTTCPFCGRSFVPFLSIEIQDFQLPPSTAEDGSLPPPTAQGPVLSDRRRCLALDEAEPELCNGCPDAAVPRRSERVAFAYLSPLVLRKELESLVENEGGEFLAQPELVDSHPIIYWNLVWYFQRLGLPSNLPRLLLGSQHVAPAPQAQPPDSPCVRVRLLWDVLAPEPDSFPPLYVLWRLHSNVPTRLRSWRPHGHPFSLAFLEAVLSHVGLSEVHKAIALFLETVAAPGGPRNLQRSIYREILFLTLAALGRDHMDIAAFDKKYKSAYNKLAGSLGKEELRRRRAQPPSSKAIDCRKSFGATLEC